In Mycobacterium gallinarum, a single window of DNA contains:
- the murD gene encoding UDP-N-acetylmuramoyl-L-alanine--D-glutamate ligase, whose protein sequence is MGDVSDLSILVPGARVLVTGAGITGRSVSAVLEPTGVRLTICDDDPLALQRLITPARVVTTDDAQAHIADYDLVVTSPGFSPTAPVLAAAATAGVPIWGDVELAWRLDSSGHFGPPRQWLVVTGTNGKTTTTSMLHAMLIAAGRRAVLCGNIGNPVLDVLAEPSEMLAVELSSFQLHWAPSLRPAVGVVLNVAEDHLDWHGSLEAYANDKARVLDGQVAVVGLDDPIAAGLLNTAAAPVRVGFRLGEPAAGELGMHDGMLVDNAFGERLPLASAESITVAGPVGVLDALAAAALARAVGVGPEPIAGALADFQVGRHRAEVVGTHDGVTYIDDSKATNPHAAQASIAAYPRVVWIAGGMLKGASVEELVIAVGNRLVGAVLIGRDRELIANALSRHAPDVPVVEPVTGEDFGVHGKDETGVTGEAVMTAVIEAASRLAGPGDTVLLAPAGASFDQFSGYGHRGDAFAAAVRALSR, encoded by the coding sequence GTGGGTGACGTGAGCGATCTCTCGATTCTGGTGCCGGGTGCGCGCGTCCTCGTGACCGGCGCGGGTATCACGGGCCGTTCGGTGAGCGCCGTGCTGGAGCCGACCGGCGTGCGGCTGACGATTTGCGACGACGATCCGCTGGCGCTGCAGCGCCTCATCACACCGGCGCGCGTGGTCACCACCGACGACGCGCAGGCGCACATCGCCGACTACGACCTGGTGGTGACCAGTCCCGGGTTCTCGCCGACCGCTCCTGTGCTGGCGGCCGCGGCGACCGCTGGCGTGCCGATTTGGGGGGACGTCGAATTGGCTTGGCGGCTGGACAGTTCCGGCCACTTCGGCCCGCCGCGGCAATGGCTCGTCGTCACCGGAACCAACGGGAAGACGACGACGACGTCGATGCTGCACGCCATGCTGATCGCGGCGGGACGTCGCGCCGTGCTGTGCGGCAACATCGGCAACCCCGTACTTGACGTGCTTGCTGAACCCTCCGAAATGTTGGCAGTCGAGCTGTCGAGCTTCCAGCTGCACTGGGCGCCGTCACTGCGGCCGGCGGTGGGCGTGGTGCTCAACGTCGCCGAGGACCACCTGGACTGGCACGGCAGCCTGGAGGCCTACGCGAACGACAAGGCCCGTGTGCTCGACGGCCAGGTCGCGGTCGTGGGCCTCGACGACCCGATCGCCGCGGGCCTGCTGAACACGGCGGCGGCTCCGGTACGGGTCGGCTTCCGGCTGGGCGAACCGGCAGCGGGGGAGCTCGGCATGCACGACGGCATGCTCGTCGACAACGCGTTCGGCGAGCGGCTGCCGCTGGCCTCTGCCGAGTCCATCACGGTGGCGGGCCCGGTCGGGGTGCTCGATGCGCTGGCCGCGGCGGCGCTGGCCCGCGCGGTCGGCGTGGGGCCGGAGCCCATCGCCGGCGCGCTCGCGGATTTTCAGGTGGGCAGGCACCGCGCCGAAGTCGTCGGCACCCATGACGGCGTGACCTACATCGACGATTCCAAGGCCACGAATCCGCACGCGGCGCAGGCCTCGATCGCCGCGTATCCGCGCGTGGTGTGGATCGCCGGCGGCATGCTGAAGGGCGCGTCGGTCGAAGAACTGGTGATCGCGGTGGGGAATCGGCTGGTCGGAGCGGTGCTGATCGGCCGAGACCGTGAGCTGATCGCCAATGCGTTATCGCGACACGCCCCGGATGTCCCCGTCGTTGAGCCTGTGACGGGGGAGGATTTTGGGGTGCATGGGAAAGATGAGACTGGTGTGACTGGAGAGGCGGTGATGACGGCCGTCATCGAGGCCGCGTCACGTCTCGCCGGCCCTGGTGACACCGTCCTGCTGGCACCGGCCGGGGCATCCTTCGACCAGTTCAGCGGCTACGGCCATCGCGGCGATGCATTCGCCGCGGCCGTGCGCGCCCTGTCGCGGTAG
- the mraY gene encoding phospho-N-acetylmuramoyl-pentapeptide-transferase, giving the protein MRQILIAVGIALTVSILLTPVLIRLFTRQGFGHEIREDGPPSHHKKRGTPSMGGVAIVAGIWASYLGTHLVGVVIDGRGPSASGMLVLGLATALGFVGFVDDLIKIRRSRNLGLNKTAKTVGILSAAVIFGVLALQFRNSDGLTPGSPDLSYVREIATVTLPPALFILFCVTMIYAWSNAVNFTDGLDGLAAGAMAMVCAAYVLITFWQFRNACAISPGLGCYNVRDPLDLAIVAAATAGACIGFLWWNAAPAKIFMGDTGSLALGGIIAGLSVTSRTEMLAVVLGALFVAEVTSVVVQILAFRTTGRRVFRMAPFHHHFELVGWAETTVIIRFWLLTAIACGLGVALFYSEWFTTVGG; this is encoded by the coding sequence ATGAGGCAGATCCTCATCGCCGTCGGGATCGCACTGACGGTCTCGATTCTGCTCACCCCGGTGCTGATCCGGCTGTTCACCAGGCAGGGTTTCGGCCACGAGATCCGCGAGGACGGCCCGCCCAGTCACCACAAGAAGCGCGGCACACCGTCGATGGGCGGGGTGGCGATCGTCGCGGGAATCTGGGCCTCCTATCTCGGCACCCACCTCGTCGGCGTGGTGATCGACGGTAGGGGCCCGTCGGCGTCGGGGATGCTCGTGCTGGGCCTGGCGACCGCGCTCGGCTTCGTCGGCTTCGTCGACGATCTGATCAAGATCCGGCGGTCGCGCAACCTTGGGCTGAACAAGACGGCCAAGACCGTCGGCATTCTGTCCGCCGCCGTCATATTCGGTGTACTCGCGCTACAGTTCCGCAACTCCGACGGGCTGACGCCGGGTAGCCCCGATTTGTCCTACGTCCGTGAAATCGCCACGGTCACACTGCCGCCCGCGCTGTTCATCCTGTTCTGCGTCACGATGATCTACGCGTGGTCCAACGCGGTGAACTTCACCGACGGCCTGGACGGGCTGGCCGCCGGCGCCATGGCGATGGTCTGTGCGGCCTACGTGCTGATCACCTTCTGGCAGTTCCGCAACGCTTGCGCGATCAGTCCCGGTTTGGGCTGTTACAACGTTCGTGACCCGCTCGACCTCGCGATCGTCGCGGCGGCGACGGCAGGTGCCTGCATCGGTTTCCTGTGGTGGAACGCCGCGCCCGCCAAGATCTTCATGGGCGACACTGGATCGCTCGCGCTGGGCGGCATCATCGCCGGTCTGTCGGTGACCAGTCGCACCGAGATGCTCGCGGTCGTCCTCGGCGCACTGTTCGTCGCCGAGGTCACGTCGGTCGTCGTGCAGATCCTGGCGTTCCGCACCACCGGACGCCGCGTCTTCCGTATGGCGCCGTTCCATCACCATTTCGAATTGGTGGGCTGGGCCGAAACCACGGTGATCATCCGCTTCTGGCTGTTGACCGCCATCGCCTGCGGGCTCGGTGTCGCGCTGTTCTACAGCGAGTGGTTCACCACCGTCGGTGGGTGA
- a CDS encoding UDP-N-acetylmuramoyl-tripeptide--D-alanyl-D-alanine ligase yields the protein MIDLTIAEIADIVGGRLADISPEQAAATRVTGTVEFDSRAVGPGGLFLALPGARSDGHDFAAAAVEQGAVVVLAARPVGAPAIVVEPAAPSAGDGTASVLEHDTDGSGAAVLAALARLAAAVAARLVEGGLTIVGVTGSSGKTSTKDLLRAVLTPLGEVIAPPGSFNNELGHPWTVLRATESTDYLVLEMSARHRGNIAALAAIAPPSIAVVLNVGTAHLGEFGSREAIAATKAELPQAVPSSGAVILNVDDAAVAAMADVTAARVVRVSRSPGADLWADAVTLDELARPRFTLHAGRGQVDVTLAVHGDHQVSNALCAAAVALECGATLEQVAQTLAAAGPASAHRMQVATRADGVTIINDAYNANPDSMRAGLKALAWMARGKHRSWAVLGEMAELGDDAISEHDNIGRLAVRLDVSRLIVIGTGRAMSAMHHGAVMEGSWGPEATMVADADAALAVLRSELRPGDVVLVKGSNSAGLGALADVLIADEGDPLA from the coding sequence GTGATCGACCTGACCATTGCCGAGATCGCCGACATCGTCGGTGGACGGCTCGCCGACATCAGCCCGGAGCAGGCGGCGGCGACCCGCGTCACCGGAACCGTCGAGTTCGACTCGCGCGCCGTCGGCCCCGGCGGCCTGTTCCTCGCGCTGCCCGGTGCCCGTTCGGACGGACATGACTTCGCGGCCGCGGCGGTTGAACAGGGGGCGGTGGTGGTGCTCGCCGCCCGGCCCGTCGGAGCGCCCGCGATCGTTGTCGAGCCCGCTGCGCCGTCGGCCGGCGACGGGACCGCGAGCGTGCTCGAACATGACACCGACGGTTCAGGGGCCGCGGTGCTGGCCGCTCTGGCGCGCCTCGCCGCTGCCGTCGCCGCGCGCCTGGTCGAGGGCGGGCTGACGATCGTCGGCGTCACCGGCTCGTCGGGTAAGACGTCGACCAAGGATCTGCTGAGGGCTGTCCTCACCCCGCTGGGTGAGGTGATCGCGCCGCCCGGCTCGTTCAACAACGAACTCGGTCATCCGTGGACGGTGTTGCGGGCGACGGAGTCCACCGACTATCTGGTGCTGGAGATGTCCGCGCGGCACCGGGGCAACATCGCGGCTCTGGCCGCCATCGCACCGCCTTCGATCGCGGTCGTACTCAACGTCGGCACCGCGCACCTCGGTGAGTTCGGGTCACGAGAAGCGATCGCGGCGACGAAAGCTGAACTGCCCCAAGCTGTCCCGTCATCAGGAGCGGTGATTCTCAATGTCGACGACGCCGCGGTGGCCGCGATGGCCGATGTGACGGCGGCGCGGGTGGTGCGGGTGTCCCGTTCGCCGGGCGCGGACCTGTGGGCGGACGCGGTGACGCTCGACGAGTTGGCGCGGCCGCGGTTCACGCTGCATGCCGGCCGCGGACAGGTTGACGTCACGCTTGCGGTGCACGGCGACCACCAGGTGTCCAACGCGTTGTGTGCGGCCGCGGTCGCGCTCGAGTGCGGCGCAACGCTCGAGCAGGTGGCCCAAACACTCGCCGCGGCGGGTCCGGCGTCTGCGCACCGCATGCAGGTCGCCACCCGCGCCGACGGCGTCACGATCATCAATGACGCCTACAACGCCAACCCAGACTCCATGCGTGCCGGACTCAAGGCGCTGGCCTGGATGGCGCGCGGGAAACATCGCAGCTGGGCGGTTTTGGGCGAGATGGCCGAACTCGGTGACGACGCGATATCGGAGCATGACAACATCGGCCGGTTGGCCGTGCGATTAGATGTGTCACGACTGATCGTCATCGGAACCGGGAGGGCTATGAGCGCCATGCACCACGGCGCGGTGATGGAGGGGTCGTGGGGGCCTGAGGCCACCATGGTCGCCGACGCCGACGCAGCGCTGGCTGTGCTCCGGTCCGAACTGCGGCCCGGTGATGTGGTGCTCGTCAAAGGCTCCAACTCGGCCGGGCTCGGCGCGCTGGCCGATGTCCTGATCGCCGATGAGGGGGATCCGCTCGCATGA
- a CDS encoding UDP-N-acetylmuramoyl-L-alanyl-D-glutamate--2,6-diaminopimelate ligase has protein sequence MNLRPSHPAGSALGLVAEQVAAVPAHGPRVPDIRITGVTLRSQDVQASDLFAALPGASSHGARHAAEAVSRGAAAILTDAAGVAEIGADVDVPVLVHPAPRAVLGEIAATVYGHPSEKLRVIGVTGTSGKTTTTYLVEAGLRSADRMPGLIGTVGIRIDGRDQPSALTTPEAPDLQALLAVMVEQGVDTVVMEVSSHALTLGRVDGVRFAVGGFTNLSRDHLDFHPTMQDYFDAKAKLFDPEAPTHASVSVVCVDDDAGRAIADLAHDPVSVSTTGTAADWRVEDVRAVDAGAQEFVAVDPAGVHHGLRIGLPGRYNVANCLLAVALLDAVGVSPEQAAHGLRTASVPGRLESVDRGQPFLALVDYAHKPGALEAVLQTLREQGAGRLAVVFGAGGNRDPGKRAPMGQVAASLAELVVVTDDNPRDEDPAAIRAQIVAGTAGRAEVVEIGDRRQAIDFAVGWAQPGDIVLVAGKGHEPGQTSHGVTRPFDDRDELAAALEALGRRA, from the coding sequence ATGAACCTGCGTCCCAGCCACCCTGCCGGAAGCGCGCTCGGACTGGTTGCCGAGCAGGTCGCGGCGGTTCCGGCGCACGGCCCGCGGGTCCCCGACATCCGGATCACCGGGGTCACGCTGCGCAGCCAGGACGTGCAGGCCTCCGACCTGTTCGCCGCGCTGCCCGGTGCCTCGTCGCACGGTGCCCGCCACGCCGCCGAAGCGGTGTCGCGGGGGGCCGCTGCGATCCTGACCGACGCCGCCGGGGTCGCCGAGATCGGTGCCGATGTCGACGTCCCGGTGCTCGTCCACCCGGCTCCGCGCGCGGTGCTCGGCGAGATCGCGGCCACAGTCTACGGGCATCCGTCGGAGAAGCTGCGCGTCATCGGCGTCACCGGGACATCGGGCAAGACGACCACGACCTATCTCGTCGAGGCCGGTTTGCGTTCGGCCGACCGGATGCCGGGACTCATCGGGACGGTCGGCATCCGGATCGACGGCCGCGATCAGCCCAGCGCGCTCACCACACCGGAGGCCCCCGACCTGCAGGCGCTGCTCGCCGTGATGGTCGAACAGGGCGTCGACACCGTGGTGATGGAGGTGTCCAGCCACGCGCTGACCCTGGGACGCGTCGACGGGGTCCGGTTCGCGGTCGGCGGGTTCACCAACCTATCCCGTGACCATCTGGACTTCCATCCAACGATGCAGGACTACTTCGACGCCAAGGCCAAGCTGTTCGATCCCGAAGCTCCAACGCACGCAAGCGTTTCGGTGGTGTGCGTCGACGACGACGCGGGCCGCGCGATCGCCGATCTCGCGCACGATCCGGTATCGGTCAGCACGACCGGAACCGCCGCCGATTGGCGCGTCGAAGACGTCCGCGCAGTCGACGCGGGTGCCCAGGAATTCGTCGCCGTCGACCCCGCAGGGGTGCACCACGGACTGAGGATCGGCCTACCGGGCCGCTACAACGTGGCGAACTGTCTGCTCGCGGTGGCGCTGTTGGACGCCGTGGGGGTGTCACCGGAGCAAGCGGCGCACGGGCTGCGTACGGCGAGCGTGCCCGGACGTCTGGAATCCGTCGACCGTGGGCAGCCGTTCCTGGCGCTGGTCGACTATGCGCACAAGCCCGGTGCGTTGGAAGCGGTGCTGCAGACGCTGCGGGAGCAGGGCGCCGGCCGCTTGGCGGTCGTGTTCGGCGCCGGCGGTAATAGGGACCCCGGTAAGCGTGCACCGATGGGTCAGGTCGCCGCCTCCTTGGCAGAGCTCGTCGTGGTCACCGATGACAATCCGCGCGACGAGGACCCTGCCGCCATCCGTGCTCAGATCGTCGCGGGCACGGCGGGGCGCGCAGAAGTGGTCGAGATCGGCGACCGTCGTCAGGCCATCGACTTCGCGGTCGGATGGGCGCAACCGGGCGACATCGTGCTCGTCGCCGGTAAGGGGCACGAGCCGGGACAAACCAGCCATGGTGTGACCCGCCCGTTCGACGACCGCGACGAGCTCGCCGCAGCCCTCGAGGCGTTGGGTCGACGCGCGTGA
- a CDS encoding peptidoglycan D,D-transpeptidase FtsI family protein, which produces MSRGDKGPVPGKAKARTAGKTAKTQERSARSRRTRTPSAEGGIRSASFVFRHRVGNAVIFLVLIVAAAQLFNLQVPRAEGLRAEAASQLKVTDVDQAVRGAIVDRDNDKLAFTIEARALTFQPVRVRKQLEEARAKTEEAPNPDTRLREIADEVALRLNNKPNAATVLKKLKSNETFVYLARAVDPAIADVITTKFPEVGSERQDLRQYPGGALAANIVGGIDWDGHGLLGMEDSLDAVLAGTDGSVTYDRGSDGVVIPGSYRNRHDAVDGSTVVLTLDDDIQFYVQQQVQQAKDLSGAKNASAVVLDAKTGEVLAMANDNTFDPSQDIGRQENRQLGNLSVSSPFEPGSVNKIITAASVIEYGLSNPDEVLQVPGSIHMGGVTVGDAWEHGVMPYTTTGIFGKSSNVGTLMLAQRLGPEKYFEMVRKFGLGQRTNVGLPGESAGLVPPIDQWSGSTFSNLPIGQGLSMTLLQMTGMYQAIANDGVRVPPRIVKSTIAPDGRRTDEPRPEGIRVVSAQTAQTVRQMLRATLQRDPMGVQQGTGSQGAVEGYQLSGKTGTAQQINPACGCYYSDVYWITFAGIATTDDPRYVIGVMMDHPHRTADGQPGTTAAPLFHNIASWLLQRENVPLSPEGPRLTLQAD; this is translated from the coding sequence ATGAGCCGCGGCGACAAGGGTCCCGTCCCCGGCAAGGCGAAGGCGCGCACCGCGGGAAAGACGGCGAAGACGCAGGAGCGGTCCGCGCGGTCGCGGCGCACCCGCACGCCGTCGGCCGAGGGTGGCATACGTAGCGCGTCGTTCGTATTTCGACATCGCGTCGGCAACGCCGTCATCTTCCTGGTGCTGATCGTCGCGGCCGCGCAGCTGTTCAACCTCCAGGTTCCGCGCGCCGAGGGTCTACGCGCCGAGGCCGCGAGCCAGCTCAAGGTCACCGACGTCGACCAGGCTGTGCGCGGGGCGATCGTCGACCGCGACAACGACAAACTGGCCTTCACCATCGAGGCGCGCGCGCTGACGTTCCAGCCGGTCCGGGTGCGCAAGCAGCTGGAAGAGGCACGGGCGAAGACGGAGGAGGCGCCGAATCCGGACACCAGGCTGCGCGAGATCGCCGATGAGGTGGCGCTGCGGCTCAACAACAAGCCGAACGCGGCCACGGTGTTGAAGAAGCTCAAGAGCAACGAGACATTCGTGTACCTGGCCCGCGCGGTCGACCCCGCCATCGCCGACGTCATCACCACCAAGTTCCCCGAAGTCGGCTCGGAGCGGCAGGATCTGCGTCAGTACCCGGGCGGGGCACTGGCGGCCAACATCGTCGGCGGCATCGACTGGGACGGCCACGGTCTGCTGGGCATGGAGGACTCGCTGGACGCGGTCTTGGCCGGCACCGACGGTTCGGTCACGTACGACCGCGGGTCCGACGGCGTGGTGATTCCGGGGAGCTACCGCAACCGCCACGACGCGGTCGACGGGTCGACGGTGGTGCTCACCCTCGACGACGACATCCAGTTCTATGTCCAGCAGCAGGTGCAGCAGGCCAAAGACCTCTCCGGTGCGAAGAACGCGTCCGCGGTGGTGCTGGACGCGAAGACCGGTGAAGTCCTGGCGATGGCGAACGACAACACCTTCGATCCGAGCCAGGACATCGGCAGGCAGGAGAACCGGCAGCTGGGCAACCTCTCGGTGTCCTCGCCATTCGAACCCGGGTCGGTCAACAAGATCATCACCGCCGCATCGGTGATCGAGTACGGGCTGTCCAACCCCGACGAGGTGCTGCAGGTGCCGGGCTCCATCCACATGGGTGGCGTCACCGTCGGCGACGCCTGGGAGCACGGCGTCATGCCGTACACCACCACCGGGATCTTCGGGAAGTCCTCGAACGTCGGCACCTTGATGTTGGCCCAGCGCCTCGGTCCGGAGAAGTACTTCGAGATGGTGCGCAAGTTCGGCCTCGGCCAGCGCACCAACGTCGGGCTGCCGGGGGAGAGCGCGGGCCTGGTCCCGCCGATCGACCAGTGGTCGGGCAGTACGTTCTCCAACTTGCCTATCGGACAGGGTCTTTCGATGACCCTGCTGCAGATGACGGGTATGTACCAGGCGATCGCCAACGACGGCGTGCGCGTTCCGCCGCGCATCGTCAAGAGCACCATCGCTCCGGACGGACGTCGCACCGACGAACCCCGGCCGGAAGGGATTCGGGTGGTGTCGGCGCAGACCGCGCAGACCGTGCGGCAGATGCTGCGGGCGACGCTACAGCGCGATCCGATGGGCGTGCAGCAGGGCACCGGATCGCAGGGCGCCGTCGAGGGCTATCAGCTGTCCGGCAAGACAGGCACCGCCCAGCAGATCAACCCGGCGTGCGGCTGCTACTACAGCGACGTCTACTGGATCACCTTCGCCGGCATCGCCACGACCGACGACCCGCGCTACGTCATCGGCGTCATGATGGACCACCCGCACCGCACGGCCGACGGCCAGCCCGGGACGACCGCGGCGCCGCTGTTCCACAACATCGCTTCCTGGTTGCTCCAGCGGGAGAACGTGCCGCTCTCACCCGAGGGACCGCGGCTGACGCTGCAAGCGGACTGA
- the rsmH gene encoding 16S rRNA (cytosine(1402)-N(4))-methyltransferase RsmH produces MKLCTTSSDAGLDRLGARASWPLSEPALAYFPDARSAHSDRDLGAGAFPGGLEGFTAMPDHIPVLLDRCVELLAPALTRDAPDGSGAVLIDATLGAGGHAERFLTEFPALRLIGLDRDPNALWIAGERLSKFGDRVLLVRTRYDGIQGALEQSGHWAGSDDFSVAGILFDLGVSSMQLDRTERGFSYAVDAPLDMRMDPDAPLTAAEVVNTYDERTLARLLREFGEERFANRIASQIARRRANRPFSTTAELVELLYQAIPAPARRTGGHPAKRTFQALRIAVNGELDSLRDALPAALDALAPGGRIVVMAYQSLEDRIVKNQFSAATASRTPQDLPVELPGHGPEFVALTRGAERAGDEEIAINPRSASVRLRALEKVGESR; encoded by the coding sequence ATGAAGCTCTGCACGACATCATCTGATGCGGGACTCGACCGGCTCGGTGCCCGTGCATCGTGGCCTCTGTCCGAACCGGCCCTGGCGTACTTCCCCGACGCCAGGTCCGCACACTCGGACAGGGACCTCGGTGCAGGGGCCTTCCCCGGAGGCCTGGAGGGATTCACAGCGATGCCAGATCACATCCCCGTCCTCCTCGACCGCTGTGTCGAGCTGCTTGCCCCTGCGCTGACCCGCGACGCCCCCGATGGCAGCGGCGCAGTGCTCATCGACGCCACACTCGGCGCGGGTGGCCATGCCGAGCGATTCCTCACCGAGTTCCCCGCCCTGCGGCTCATCGGGTTGGACCGCGATCCGAATGCCCTATGGATCGCCGGAGAGCGGCTATCCAAATTCGGCGACCGCGTGCTGCTGGTGCGTACCCGATACGACGGGATCCAAGGCGCACTCGAGCAGTCCGGTCACTGGGCGGGCAGCGACGACTTCTCGGTGGCCGGCATCCTCTTCGACCTCGGGGTCTCCTCGATGCAGCTGGACCGCACCGAACGGGGCTTCTCCTACGCCGTGGACGCACCGCTGGACATGAGGATGGACCCCGACGCGCCGCTGACGGCGGCGGAGGTTGTCAACACCTACGACGAGCGCACGCTGGCGCGGCTGCTGCGTGAGTTCGGCGAGGAGCGGTTCGCCAACCGGATCGCCTCGCAGATCGCCCGCAGGCGCGCCAACCGGCCGTTCTCGACCACCGCCGAGCTGGTCGAGCTGCTGTACCAGGCGATACCGGCGCCCGCTCGCCGCACCGGCGGACACCCCGCGAAGCGGACGTTCCAGGCGCTGCGCATCGCCGTCAACGGAGAACTGGACTCGCTGCGTGACGCGCTGCCCGCGGCACTTGACGCACTGGCGCCCGGCGGACGGATCGTGGTGATGGCCTACCAGTCCCTGGAGGACCGCATCGTGAAGAACCAGTTCTCGGCGGCCACGGCATCCAGGACGCCGCAAGACCTGCCGGTCGAATTGCCCGGGCATGGACCGGAATTCGTCGCCTTGACCCGTGGCGCCGAGCGCGCGGGGGACGAAGAGATCGCAATCAACCCACGTAGCGCAAGTGTGCGGCTACGGGCGCTGGAAAAGGTGGGGGAGTCACGATGA
- the mraZ gene encoding division/cell wall cluster transcriptional repressor MraZ, whose amino-acid sequence MFLGTYTPKLDDKGRLTLPAKFRDALAGGLMVTKGQDHSLAVYPRAEFEKLARRASQASRSNPEARAFLRNLAAATDEQHPDSQGRITLSADHRRYANLSKDCVVIGSVDYLEIWDSAAWQEYQQTHEENFSAATDEALHDII is encoded by the coding sequence ATGTTTCTCGGCACCTACACGCCGAAGCTCGACGACAAGGGGCGGCTCACACTGCCCGCCAAGTTCCGCGACGCGCTGGCAGGAGGGTTGATGGTCACCAAAGGCCAAGATCACAGCCTCGCCGTCTACCCGCGCGCGGAGTTCGAAAAGTTGGCACGACGGGCGTCGCAGGCATCCCGGAGCAATCCGGAGGCTCGGGCATTCCTGCGAAACCTGGCCGCGGCCACCGACGAACAGCACCCCGACTCACAAGGCCGGATCACGCTGTCGGCCGATCATCGCCGCTACGCCAACCTCTCGAAGGACTGCGTGGTGATCGGATCGGTTGACTACCTGGAGATCTGGGATTCGGCGGCGTGGCAGGAATACCAACAGACGCACGAAGAGAACTTCTCCGCGGCCACAGATGAAGCTCTGCACGACATCATCTGA
- a CDS encoding DUF3040 domain-containing protein, with translation MPLSDHEQRMLDQIESALYAEDPKFASSVRGGTLRAPSTRRRLQGAALFVAGLAMLVAGIAIPATRIGDFAILSVIGFIVMFGGVVFAITGPRVAGGRDHSATDQVGQQRQKKAKGSGGSFTSRMEDRFRRRFDE, from the coding sequence ATGCCACTCTCCGATCATGAGCAGCGCATGCTCGATCAGATCGAGAGCGCGCTTTATGCCGAGGACCCGAAGTTCGCTTCGAGCGTTCGCGGTGGAACGCTCCGCGCGCCGTCCACCCGCCGTCGACTGCAGGGTGCAGCGCTTTTCGTGGCCGGACTGGCGATGCTGGTGGCGGGTATCGCGATCCCCGCCACTCGGATCGGCGACTTCGCGATCCTGTCTGTGATCGGCTTCATCGTGATGTTCGGCGGCGTGGTCTTCGCGATCACCGGCCCGCGCGTGGCAGGCGGTCGTGACCATTCGGCCACCGATCAGGTCGGGCAGCAGCGACAAAAGAAAGCCAAGGGTTCCGGCGGTTCGTTCACCAGTCGCATGGAGGATCGCTTCCGCCGCCGTTTCGACGAGTAG